CAAATAAATTTATGCCATGTCCAAAGGGCTATTACTATGAAGTTGATGACCTTGTCAGTGAAGGGTACATTGGACTTGTTGTTGCAGCAAAGAACTATGACCCTGCCAAAGGCAGTTTTTCAACCTATGCTTGCAAGGTGATTGAGAGCAAGATAAAAAGAAGCTTGCCAAAATACGAGTTATCTTGTGCCATCTCTTTGGACAGTCCAGTATCAAAAGAACCCGAAGAAGATACATCTACAGTTGCAGATATAATCTCAGATGGTTATTCAGTCGAAAGCGAAGTGATTAGGAAAGACACAGTCCAAAAGCTACATAGGTATTTTGCCATCTTAACCGAAGAGGAAAAAGAAAGAGTCTTATATTACATCTCCACAGGAAAGAATTTACCTGCCAGTGATAATGTGTTCAAAAAAGCAAGAAGAAAGATAATAGCCAAGATGAGACAAGAACAGTTTGAGGCAGACCTTGACGACTTGACAGTGTTTATATCCTGCCCAGCTGTGCATATAGCAAGTGGTAGTAATTTTGGCTATTCACCAGTTGAGGCAACTGTTATTGATAGAGAAGAGAAAAGAAAACAGCTTGAGGTTTTGTCTGCAATACCACAATTGGACAAGCTGAGGGTTTTAAAACAACAAGGCGAACAGGACAGAATGAAACTTCTTGTTGCCAAGTGGGAAGTAGAAGAGTTTATAGAACGCAACTGGGATAATCTCACAATCCAGAATGCAAGGCTTTTGCAGGACTATTTTGTGTATTGTCTTTCCCATCTTTCAATGGTACAAAAGTATGGCAGCAAGTACAGAGAGCAAATAAAAAGAGTGGTCAAAAAGTTAGCTTTGTAAAAATTTTTTCTTGCGAAAAAAGCGAAAAAAGCGAAAAAAGTC
The sequence above is drawn from the Caldicellulosiruptor bescii DSM 6725 genome and encodes:
- a CDS encoding sigma-70 family RNA polymerase sigma factor translates to MQQSEKRQFAKVQSQLLIVDNLKLVYHVANKFMPCPKGYYYEVDDLVSEGYIGLVVAAKNYDPAKGSFSTYACKVIESKIKRSLPKYELSCAISLDSPVSKEPEEDTSTVADIISDGYSVESEVIRKDTVQKLHRYFAILTEEEKERVLYYISTGKNLPASDNVFKKARRKIIAKMRQEQFEADLDDLTVFISCPAVHIASGSNFGYSPVEATVIDREEKRKQLEVLSAIPQLDKLRVLKQQGEQDRMKLLVAKWEVEEFIERNWDNLTIQNARLLQDYFVYCLSHLSMVQKYGSKYREQIKRVVKKLAL